A single window of Pedosphaera parvula Ellin514 DNA harbors:
- a CDS encoding Hsp20/alpha crystallin family protein, giving the protein MNAVANNETRKNLSTVENNATGNRKFVSPEVNIFETKDGYVLQAEMPGVDREGLDITLEDNQLTILGHRQPESINASLLYRESSNADYRRVFELDPAIDTAKINAKMDQGVLTLTLPKSERVKPRKVTISD; this is encoded by the coding sequence ATGAACGCAGTAGCCAATAATGAAACTCGCAAGAATCTGTCCACAGTGGAAAATAATGCCACCGGTAATCGCAAGTTCGTTTCTCCTGAGGTGAACATCTTTGAAACGAAGGACGGTTACGTGCTACAGGCCGAAATGCCGGGTGTCGACCGGGAAGGACTTGATATCACGTTGGAAGACAATCAACTCACCATCCTCGGCCACCGTCAACCGGAGTCCATCAATGCCTCCCTGCTCTATCGGGAATCCTCGAATGCGGATTACCGCAGGGTGTTCGAACTCGACCCGGCCATTGATACGGCGAAGATTAACGCCAAAATGGATCAAGGTGTTCTGACCCTCACCCTGCCAAAATCGGAACGGGTGAAACCGCGCAAAGTCACCATCAGTGACTGA